A window from Pseudomonas sp. Tri1 encodes these proteins:
- a CDS encoding bifunctional diguanylate cyclase/phosphodiesterase codes for MTTTEQLSALSSILAQSGLHSLFQPIICLSERRIVGYEALTRGPSNSPLHSPIALLSVARQAGRLSELELACRRSACQRFNEQKLPGKLFLNVSPESLLESAHQTGRTLQLLRDFGIAPSQVVIELTEQTPIDDFQLLQTALHHYRAMGFSIALDDLGAGYSSLRLWSELRPDYVKIDRHFIDGIHQDALKREFVGSILKIARASRAQVIAEGIELQEELAVLIEMGVDLVQGYLLARPQEQPSRDARALMPKQDNGVAALSDEINDLSALLNEQPAVAHDTPTATVLEAFRRQANLNSLAVLDDQEQPCGIVHRHSLSDALLKPFATDLFARKPISRLMSDDFLAVELNQSLQQVSRLITSRARQRIEEDFIITLNGGYLGLGRVIDVLKLITELKIQQARYANPLTLLPGNVPIQQCLTRLLQQRQESVICYVDIDSFKPFNDIYGYGRGDEVLLCLAQCLNERIDPSRDFVGHIGGDDFLLVLGPEDWRKRLNQLLSDFQNHCRRFYRPEHLEAGCFTALNRQGVRQDFALLSLSIGVVHLRAEACEELDASQLAELASQAKHHAKEILGGSVYLVDGLAGREPVVGLSV; via the coding sequence ATGACCACGACAGAACAGCTGAGTGCATTGAGTTCGATCCTGGCTCAAAGCGGTTTGCACAGCCTGTTCCAGCCGATCATCTGCCTTTCCGAGCGGCGCATTGTTGGCTATGAAGCCTTGACGCGCGGACCGTCCAATAGCCCGTTGCACTCCCCCATCGCCCTGCTCTCCGTAGCCCGCCAGGCCGGACGTCTCAGTGAACTGGAACTGGCCTGCCGACGCAGTGCCTGCCAACGCTTCAATGAGCAAAAATTACCGGGCAAGCTGTTTCTCAACGTCTCGCCCGAGTCCCTGCTGGAGTCTGCACACCAGACCGGACGTACGTTGCAATTGCTGCGGGACTTCGGCATTGCCCCCAGTCAGGTGGTGATAGAACTGACCGAACAAACCCCGATCGATGACTTCCAGCTCCTGCAAACCGCCCTGCACCACTACCGGGCCATGGGTTTTTCCATTGCCCTGGACGACCTTGGCGCGGGTTATTCGAGCCTGCGGCTCTGGTCCGAACTACGTCCCGATTATGTGAAGATCGACCGGCACTTCATCGACGGCATCCACCAGGACGCGCTCAAGCGCGAATTCGTCGGCTCGATCCTGAAAATCGCCCGGGCGTCCCGGGCCCAAGTGATTGCCGAGGGTATAGAACTGCAAGAAGAGCTGGCGGTGCTGATCGAAATGGGCGTAGACCTGGTCCAGGGGTATCTGCTGGCCCGGCCCCAGGAACAACCGTCGCGCGACGCCAGGGCGCTGATGCCCAAGCAGGACAACGGCGTGGCGGCGCTGAGCGATGAGATCAACGACCTCAGTGCGCTGCTCAACGAACAGCCGGCGGTGGCCCACGATACACCGACCGCTACAGTGCTGGAGGCGTTCCGGCGCCAGGCCAACCTCAACTCCCTCGCAGTGCTGGACGACCAGGAACAACCCTGCGGCATCGTCCATCGCCATTCACTCTCCGACGCCCTGCTCAAGCCCTTCGCCACCGACCTGTTCGCCCGCAAGCCCATCAGCCGCCTGATGAGCGATGATTTCCTCGCGGTAGAGCTGAACCAGTCGCTGCAACAAGTCAGCCGCCTCATCACCAGCCGCGCCCGACAACGCATCGAGGAAGACTTCATCATCACCCTCAACGGTGGCTACCTGGGCTTGGGCCGGGTCATCGACGTGCTCAAACTCATCACCGAGTTGAAAATCCAACAAGCCCGCTACGCCAACCCGCTGACCTTGCTGCCGGGCAACGTACCGATCCAGCAATGCCTCACGCGCCTGCTCCAGCAGCGCCAGGAATCGGTGATCTGCTACGTGGACATCGACAGCTTCAAACCCTTCAACGACATCTATGGCTATGGGCGAGGTGATGAAGTCCTGCTGTGCCTGGCCCAATGCCTGAACGAACGCATCGACCCCAGCCGCGACTTCGTCGGCCACATCGGCGGCGACGACTTCCTGCTGGTCCTCGGCCCGGAAGACTGGCGCAAGCGCCTGAACCAACTGCTCAGCGACTTCCAAAACCACTGCCGCCGCTTCTACCGCCCCGAACATCTGGAAGCCGGATGCTTTACCGCGCTGAATCGCCAGGGAGTCCGACAGGACTTCGCGTTGTTATCACTGTCGATCGGGGTGGTGCATTTACGGGCGGAGGCTTGTGAGGAACTGGACGCGAGCCAGTTGGCTGAACTGGCCTCGCAGGCCAAGCATCATGCCAAGGAGATTTTGGGGGGGAGTGTGTATTTGGTGGATGGGTTGGCTGGGCGGGAGCCTGTGGTGGGGTTGTCGGTTTGA
- a CDS encoding RHS repeat-associated core domain-containing protein: MDQVRRIEEQLDSFKDTLSVYREQLERWYSRAADRASQAADLPSLLGMERLIRFGDSTTAVSTGDDDFLSTVVQCPQGGVMTIESKLESVYDIPLGDIVVDVVAVDSGKVTPVPLDAQGLGTFTGEAGRFYRVHVQGEVSTAQLTDLFSSYDSLTIKLTDWLRGEWQGFKPQWSQQSLATSVGNGLLAGSWAAIEGVWDSISLLSDILKDPSQFVDRLGDSVEQLKKLAQDTPLVMAKLQLLASDEAALCLLVRTASLWLEMLPPSEVAGETAEVLSTMAVQLAIDLLIGVALTFAGAGAGIAYLSMRLARHGATLLNAVQRFIRAIFALVNGFMTYVDRYKTVAARGIAAGVKKGRVQLRWDAQRNTTLKKHDPHDDAPSPSKNPNGDSTDTAAQTQTSGCPVSMVTGEELLTLEDGTLDGRLPFVFTRLYRTSAVDLDVGLGRGWSHALAQRLQLEGEQVIWIDQENRRTTFPLPSAQRPAIHNSLARAAIYLGSEPDELIVAQPGENAPFLHFHDGHLTGLSDRYDNRLTIQRNIHGDICRLNNGAGRALSLRYEQRHLIAIDYQSFHPALTLDEAWRTGQTLVSYRYDGRFRLIEATNAAGESERYDYDDQHVILQRQLAGGASFFWEWQGVGRAARCVRHWASFAQMDSRYTWGEDGSVTVRHLDGSQEVYVHDDRARLVRKVEPDGGEHLKAYDEQGRLIAEQDPLGAVTEYRYDEAGRLVALIPPNEEPTSYEYRNGFLHARSRGKAVWTYRRNDQGDITEQIDPDAKVTYYHYDGQGRLVEISHCDGSFQQWVWNRLGQLTEEILLDGSRRCFSYDVLGRLLSRQDEHGALTHYQWDAVGRLLQTTLPTGASRTWSYNAYGKVTAERDELGRITRYEYADDLHLISRRLNPDGTELKYRYDSARLLLTEIENESGEKYQLDYTPNGLIRQQIDFDGQRTAYAYDLNGHLLEKTEFGEKGARLVTGYQRDAAGRLQIKTLPDGQTIEYRYDGLGRLVHVDDGTDHPLAFEYDVHDRLITEHQGWGTLRYRYDIGGRLNHLRLPDNSTLDYHHTLGGVLIAIDLNGTRLTEHRFDGGRERQRQQGLLLSEYDYDEQGRLKAQTVWQTQQQQLFWRDYTYSAKGNLATLSDNRNRRYYQYDPLDRLTRIDFSHSEPPEHFMHDPAGNLLLEDRTGPIIRKGNRLLAEGDRHYDYDAFGNLIRERRGKALVNEYRYDSQHRLIGVSMPDGHEATYRYDAFGRRISKTVNGLTTEFFWQGDQVVAESSRRHHRSYLYEPGTFRPLVMLDGKGLNACPFYYHLDHLGTPQELTNYGGQIVWSARYNGYGKTTELVHGGGEQLEQPLRFQGQYFDPESGLHYNRHRYYNPDTGRYLTPDPSKLAGGLNGYRYTLNPTGWVDPLGLVDCPGKGGCRPAVGEQDPAAKVGVDEEIPTLPKVSEPKTEEEAKRQVMEWNREYKMHSVEKHGPEISDKALKQRSIDGSHPTKKGVKGPIRPSSQFNSWMLHYRAFKHAFSKMHRDVPEPTGYDADENPFVRMELPGAGRGYKPNKKDPSSPHYMENLDGAEIKFDKKNVKRPFTGFPR; the protein is encoded by the coding sequence ATGGACCAGGTGCGCCGTATCGAGGAGCAACTCGACAGTTTTAAGGACACCCTGTCTGTCTACCGCGAACAGCTCGAACGCTGGTACAGCCGGGCGGCGGACCGGGCCAGCCAGGCGGCCGACCTGCCCTCGCTGCTGGGCATGGAGCGGCTGATCCGTTTCGGCGACAGCACCACCGCCGTCAGCACCGGCGACGATGACTTTCTCTCCACCGTTGTCCAGTGTCCCCAGGGCGGGGTGATGACGATCGAGAGCAAGCTCGAGTCGGTGTATGACATTCCGCTGGGCGACATCGTGGTGGATGTGGTGGCGGTGGACAGCGGCAAGGTCACGCCAGTCCCCCTGGATGCCCAGGGCCTGGGGACCTTTACGGGCGAAGCGGGCCGATTCTATCGGGTTCACGTCCAGGGCGAAGTGTCTACTGCGCAGCTTACCGATCTGTTTTCTTCCTACGACAGCCTTACCATCAAGCTGACGGACTGGTTACGCGGCGAGTGGCAAGGCTTCAAGCCACAGTGGTCCCAGCAATCCTTGGCGACCTCGGTGGGCAATGGCCTGCTCGCCGGCAGTTGGGCGGCGATCGAGGGGGTGTGGGACAGCATCAGCCTGCTCTCGGACATCCTCAAGGATCCCAGCCAGTTTGTTGATCGCTTGGGTGATAGCGTTGAGCAACTGAAGAAACTGGCGCAAGACACACCGCTGGTAATGGCCAAGCTGCAACTGCTGGCCAGCGACGAAGCGGCGTTGTGCCTGCTGGTGCGGACCGCGAGCCTGTGGCTGGAGATGTTGCCGCCCAGCGAAGTTGCCGGCGAAACCGCCGAAGTACTCTCGACCATGGCGGTGCAACTGGCGATCGACTTGCTGATTGGCGTGGCCTTGACCTTTGCCGGGGCAGGCGCTGGGATAGCCTATCTGTCAATGCGGTTGGCCAGGCACGGCGCAACCCTGCTGAACGCCGTGCAGCGTTTCATCCGAGCAATCTTCGCGCTGGTCAACGGCTTCATGACCTACGTGGACCGCTACAAGACCGTGGCGGCACGAGGCATCGCGGCCGGTGTGAAAAAGGGCCGCGTGCAGCTGCGCTGGGACGCACAGCGCAATACCACGCTGAAAAAACACGACCCCCACGACGACGCCCCCAGCCCCTCGAAAAACCCCAACGGCGACAGCACCGATACCGCGGCCCAGACCCAAACCAGCGGCTGCCCGGTGTCGATGGTCACCGGCGAAGAGCTGCTGACCCTGGAGGACGGCACCCTTGATGGTCGCCTGCCATTTGTCTTCACCCGTTTGTACCGCACCAGCGCGGTGGACTTGGACGTGGGGCTCGGGCGCGGTTGGAGCCATGCCCTGGCTCAGCGTTTGCAGCTCGAAGGCGAGCAGGTCATTTGGATCGACCAGGAAAACCGCCGTACGACGTTTCCGCTGCCCAGCGCCCAACGTCCGGCGATCCACAACAGCCTGGCCCGCGCCGCTATTTACCTGGGCAGCGAACCGGACGAACTGATCGTCGCCCAGCCCGGCGAAAACGCACCGTTCCTGCATTTTCACGATGGCCACCTGACCGGTCTCAGCGACCGCTACGACAACCGCCTGACGATCCAGCGCAATATCCATGGTGACATCTGCCGCCTGAACAACGGTGCCGGCCGCGCCCTGAGCCTGCGTTACGAACAGCGCCACCTGATCGCCATCGATTACCAGAGCTTCCACCCGGCCCTCACCCTGGACGAAGCCTGGCGGACCGGACAGACGCTGGTGTCCTACCGCTACGACGGACGTTTCCGGCTCATCGAAGCGACCAACGCCGCCGGTGAAAGTGAACGCTACGACTATGACGACCAGCACGTCATCCTCCAGCGGCAACTGGCCGGCGGGGCGAGTTTTTTCTGGGAGTGGCAAGGTGTTGGCCGGGCGGCTCGTTGCGTCAGGCATTGGGCCTCGTTTGCGCAGATGGACAGCCGGTACACCTGGGGCGAGGACGGCAGCGTCACGGTCCGGCACCTCGACGGTAGTCAGGAGGTATACGTCCACGACGACCGGGCGCGGCTGGTGCGCAAGGTCGAACCCGATGGCGGCGAGCACCTCAAGGCCTATGACGAACAAGGTCGGCTGATCGCCGAGCAGGACCCGCTGGGCGCTGTCACCGAATACCGCTACGACGAAGCAGGCCGGTTGGTGGCGCTGATTCCGCCTAACGAGGAGCCCACGTCCTACGAATACCGCAACGGTTTCCTGCACGCCCGTTCCCGCGGCAAAGCGGTGTGGACCTACCGACGCAACGACCAGGGCGACATTACCGAACAGATCGATCCCGACGCAAAGGTCACCTATTACCACTACGACGGCCAGGGCCGACTGGTGGAGATCAGCCACTGCGACGGCAGTTTTCAGCAATGGGTCTGGAACAGGCTCGGCCAACTGACGGAAGAAATCCTGCTCGACGGCAGTCGTCGGTGTTTTTCCTACGACGTCCTTGGGCGTCTGCTGAGCCGCCAGGACGAACACGGCGCCCTCACGCATTACCAATGGGACGCTGTCGGTCGGCTGCTCCAGACGACCTTACCTACCGGCGCCAGCCGCACCTGGAGCTACAACGCCTACGGCAAGGTCACCGCCGAGCGCGATGAGCTGGGGCGCATCACCCGTTACGAATATGCCGACGACCTGCACCTGATCAGCCGGCGCCTCAACCCCGACGGCACCGAGCTCAAGTATCGCTACGACTCGGCGCGGTTGTTGCTGACAGAGATCGAAAACGAATCCGGCGAAAAGTATCAGCTGGACTACACGCCCAATGGTTTGATCCGACAGCAGATCGACTTCGACGGTCAACGCACCGCCTATGCCTACGACCTCAACGGCCACCTGCTGGAGAAAACCGAGTTCGGCGAGAAGGGCGCCCGGCTTGTCACGGGCTACCAGCGCGACGCGGCCGGGCGACTGCAGATCAAGACCTTGCCCGACGGCCAGACGATCGAGTACCGCTACGACGGGCTGGGCCGACTGGTCCATGTCGACGACGGTACCGATCATCCACTGGCGTTCGAATACGACGTCCATGACCGGCTGATCACCGAACACCAGGGCTGGGGCACCCTGCGCTATCGCTACGATATCGGCGGGCGGCTCAACCACCTGCGCCTGCCGGACAACAGCACGCTCGATTACCACCACACCCTGGGCGGCGTGCTGATCGCGATTGACCTGAACGGCACACGCCTGACCGAGCATCGGTTTGACGGCGGTCGTGAACGGCAGCGCCAACAGGGCCTGTTGCTCAGCGAATACGACTACGACGAACAGGGCCGCCTCAAGGCCCAGACGGTGTGGCAGACCCAACAGCAGCAACTGTTCTGGCGCGATTATACCTACAGCGCCAAGGGCAACCTTGCGACCCTTTCCGACAACCGAAACCGCCGTTACTACCAGTACGACCCGTTGGATCGCCTGACCCGCATCGACTTCTCCCACAGCGAGCCGCCAGAACACTTCATGCACGACCCGGCGGGCAACCTCTTGCTGGAGGACCGCACCGGCCCGATCATCCGCAAGGGCAACCGTCTGCTGGCGGAGGGCGACCGTCACTATGACTACGACGCCTTCGGCAACCTGATCCGCGAACGCCGCGGCAAGGCCCTGGTCAACGAATACCGCTACGACAGCCAGCACCGCCTGATCGGCGTGAGCATGCCGGACGGCCACGAAGCGACCTACCGCTACGACGCCTTTGGCCGGCGCATCAGCAAGACCGTGAACGGCCTGACCACGGAATTTTTCTGGCAGGGTGACCAGGTCGTTGCCGAAAGCAGCCGACGCCACCACCGCAGCTACCTCTACGAACCCGGCACCTTCCGCCCATTGGTCATGCTCGACGGCAAAGGCTTGAACGCCTGCCCGTTCTATTACCACCTCGACCACCTGGGCACCCCCCAGGAACTGACCAACTACGGCGGCCAGATCGTCTGGTCAGCGCGCTACAACGGCTACGGCAAAACCACCGAACTGGTTCACGGCGGCGGCGAACAGCTTGAGCAACCCCTGCGCTTCCAGGGCCAATACTTCGACCCCGAAAGCGGCCTGCACTACAACCGCCACCGCTACTACAATCCCGACACCGGCCGCTATTTGACGCCTGATCCGAGCAAACTGGCGGGCGGGCTCAATGGGTATCGCTACACCCTGAACCCGACGGGGTGGGTGGATCCGTTGGGGTTGGTGGATTGTCCTGGGAAGGGTGGGTGTAGGCCGGCGGTTGGGGAGCAGGATCCGGCGGCTAAGGTTGGGGTGGATGAGGAGATCCCAACGCTTCCTAAGGTGAGCGAGCCAAAAACTGAGGAGGAAGCCAAACGGCAGGTTATGGAGTGGAACAGAGAATACAAAATGCATTCAGTCGAGAAGCACGGTCCAGAAATCTCCGATAAGGCTTTGAAGCAACGATCCATTGACGGATCGCATCCAACTAAAAAAGGAGTGAAGGGCCCCATCAGACCGAGCTCACAATTTAATAGTTGGATGTTACATTATCGCGCTTTCAAGCATGCCTTTTCCAAGATGCATCGAGATGTCCCCGAGCCGACAGGTTATGATGCTGATGAAAATCCGTTCGTTAGAATGGAGCTGCCTGGAGCCGGGCGTGGATATAAGCCTAATAAGAAAGATCCAAGTAGTCCGCATTACATGGAAAATCTAGACGGTGCAGAAATAAAATTCGACAAGAAAAATGTTAAACGCCCCTTTACAGGGTTTCCACGATAG
- a CDS encoding sel1 repeat family protein, producing MLWRIKARAGYWLARRLFHWSWFVRQPRGWGWLEGQFSRMANLGDVAAQSFYGHILTFRGQGLGAREEGIRLLRLAALAGDGKAAYQVGVISLAGTASKAPDPVEAARWWALAANAGHPLAEIKLKTLKDSAL from the coding sequence ATGCTCTGGCGTATCAAGGCTCGGGCCGGCTACTGGCTGGCACGTCGTTTGTTTCATTGGTCGTGGTTCGTCCGCCAGCCGCGTGGCTGGGGCTGGCTTGAGGGCCAGTTCTCCCGGATGGCAAACCTGGGCGACGTCGCAGCGCAAAGTTTCTACGGGCATATTCTGACGTTTCGTGGCCAAGGGCTCGGAGCTCGGGAGGAAGGCATTCGCCTGCTGCGCTTGGCGGCCTTGGCCGGTGACGGCAAGGCCGCCTATCAGGTCGGAGTGATCAGCCTCGCCGGTACAGCCAGCAAGGCGCCGGACCCGGTCGAGGCGGCACGTTGGTGGGCCTTGGCGGCGAACGCCGGGCATCCGTTGGCCGAGATCAAGCTCAAAACGCTCAAGGACTCTGCGTTGTAG
- a CDS encoding helix-turn-helix transcriptional regulator yields the protein MDIQIITRDGEPEYAVLPWDQYQSLLKAAGIEQAPSREATVRHAAAPGQVLPGLDQLRSLREGKGIAIEALARTVGISPSYLALIESGERQPDAAIRRSLAWELTVPGWRDES from the coding sequence ATGGATATCCAAATAATCACACGCGACGGTGAGCCCGAATACGCGGTTTTACCGTGGGATCAGTACCAGTCGTTGTTGAAGGCAGCAGGCATCGAGCAAGCACCGTCGCGCGAGGCTACAGTCCGTCACGCGGCGGCACCTGGCCAGGTTCTCCCTGGTCTGGATCAATTACGCAGTTTGCGCGAAGGGAAGGGCATCGCCATTGAGGCGTTGGCCCGCACGGTAGGTATCAGTCCGTCTTATCTGGCCTTGATCGAGAGCGGCGAGCGTCAGCCCGATGCCGCGATTCGGCGCAGTCTGGCCTGGGAGTTGACGGTGCCGGGTTGGAGGGATGAATCGTGA
- a CDS encoding YkvA family protein → MKAPWNFARFLPLAGRLLARGRLPTLLFAVASKSAREGGRLGKLKEDLRLLQALCLAYWRGEYRAVSAKSLLSVVAGLMYFLSPLDAIPDFLPVFGMIDDIAVLAWIMKTLDSELEAFRAWRYRQSPEKLARVERLPDTPEQLLLQGEKKT, encoded by the coding sequence ATGAAGGCCCCGTGGAATTTTGCGCGATTCCTGCCCTTGGCAGGCCGCCTGCTGGCCCGCGGTCGATTGCCGACGTTGCTGTTTGCCGTCGCCAGCAAAAGTGCCCGGGAGGGCGGCCGGTTGGGCAAGCTCAAGGAAGATCTGCGCTTGCTCCAGGCGCTGTGCCTGGCTTACTGGCGTGGCGAATACCGGGCGGTCAGTGCCAAGTCGCTGCTGTCGGTGGTGGCGGGATTGATGTATTTCCTCAGTCCCCTGGATGCGATTCCTGATTTCCTGCCGGTGTTCGGTATGATCGATGATATCGCCGTACTGGCCTGGATCATGAAAACCCTCGACAGTGAGCTCGAAGCCTTCCGCGCCTGGCGCTATCGGCAATCACCCGAGAAACTGGCTCGGGTGGAAAGACTTCCCGACACCCCGGAACAACTCCTGCTCCAAGGTGAGAAAAAAACCTGA
- a CDS encoding FKBP-type peptidyl-prolyl cis-trans isomerase, whose amino-acid sequence MKQHRLAAAVALVGLVLAGCDSQTSVELKTPAQKASYGIGLNMGKSLAQEGMDDLDSKAVAQGIEDAVGKKEQKLKDEELVEAFAALQKRAEERMAKMSEESAAAGKKFLEENGKKAGVTTTASGLQYEVVKKADGPQPKPTDVVTVHYTGKLTNGTVFDSSVERGSPIDLPVSGVIPGWVEGLQLMHVGEKYKLYIPSELAYGAQSPSPAIPANSVLVFDLELLAIKDPAKEDAAK is encoded by the coding sequence ATGAAACAGCATCGGTTGGCGGCGGCGGTGGCCCTGGTTGGCCTGGTACTCGCGGGTTGCGACTCGCAGACCAGCGTAGAGCTGAAGACCCCGGCGCAGAAAGCTTCCTACGGTATTGGCCTGAACATGGGCAAAAGCCTGGCTCAGGAAGGTATGGATGACCTGGACTCCAAAGCAGTCGCCCAGGGCATCGAAGATGCCGTCGGCAAGAAAGAACAGAAGCTGAAAGACGAAGAACTGGTCGAAGCCTTTGCCGCACTGCAAAAACGTGCCGAAGAGCGCATGGCCAAGATGAGCGAAGAGTCGGCAGCGGCCGGCAAGAAATTCCTCGAGGAAAACGGCAAGAAAGCCGGTGTAACCACCACCGCTTCCGGCCTGCAGTACGAAGTGGTCAAGAAAGCCGATGGCCCGCAGCCTAAGCCGACCGACGTCGTGACTGTCCACTACACCGGCAAGTTGACCAACGGCACCGTATTCGACAGCTCCGTTGAACGTGGCAGCCCGATTGACCTGCCGGTCAGCGGCGTGATCCCGGGTTGGGTCGAAGGCCTGCAACTGATGCATGTCGGCGAGAAATACAAGCTGTACATCCCGAGCGAGCTGGCCTACGGCGCCCAGAGCCCGAGCCCGGCCATCCCGGCCAACTCGGTCCTGGTATTCGATCTGGAGCTGCTGGCGATCAAGGATCCGGCAAAAGAAGACGCGGCCAAGTAA
- a CDS encoding di-heme-cytochrome C peroxidase — protein MRLLSRLLLLLLALLAVAVAVVLYYVANPRLPFYTPAQQVHYLDQWSATERQTYYFTPQGTQVKGLRYDWFTALELPFSQQRFASPEYLARFGFLVDPAQKASSANPGNLPVGFARHQNPGSTEQFLDITCAACHTGELRFKGQAIRIDGGSAQHVLPSSVPTLRGGSFGQALVASLASTYYNPWKFERFARQVLGKDYDARHEELREQFKTSLYTFLRVAWNDTHRGLYPTEEGPGRTDAFGRIANASFGDAISAKNYRVANAPVDYPQLWDIWTFDWVQWNGSAQQPMARNVGEALGVGATLNFFDAQGKPLQGDARYPSSVRVRDLNTIEETLQLLKPPAWPEALLGAIDKPLAAKGRALFAENCAGCHVPNVVQGPDRPVQQLHMLPVKAIGTDPGTADNIADHRFDLTSLQWDPTELAKLDVQLHPTPTEPLDLSQLSVAKGLAYVTAFVENRAYRDAGVTPVERPALDGFGLPIGVRELRAYKARPLAGVWATPPFLHNGSVPTIYQLLSPQAERASTFYKGSFEYDPRHLGYRTEAFTNGFLFDTRITGNHNSGHEFRAGERGNGVIGRLLQPQERWALLEYLKVLGGPLESQL, from the coding sequence GTGCGCCTTCTCTCTCGCCTCCTCTTGTTGCTCCTCGCGCTGCTGGCTGTCGCCGTGGCGGTGGTGCTTTATTACGTCGCCAATCCACGCCTGCCGTTCTATACACCAGCCCAGCAGGTGCATTACCTGGATCAATGGAGCGCCACCGAGCGCCAGACGTATTACTTCACGCCCCAGGGCACCCAGGTCAAAGGCCTGCGCTACGACTGGTTCACCGCCCTCGAATTGCCGTTCTCGCAGCAACGTTTCGCTTCGCCTGAGTACCTGGCGCGCTTCGGCTTCCTGGTCGACCCGGCGCAGAAGGCCTCGTCGGCCAACCCAGGCAACCTGCCGGTGGGTTTCGCCCGGCACCAGAACCCCGGCAGCACCGAGCAATTCCTGGATATCACCTGCGCCGCCTGTCACACCGGGGAACTGCGCTTCAAGGGCCAGGCGATACGGATCGACGGCGGTTCGGCGCAACACGTGCTGCCTTCCAGTGTTCCGACATTGCGCGGTGGCAGTTTCGGACAGGCGCTGGTCGCCAGTCTGGCTTCTACCTACTACAACCCCTGGAAATTCGAACGCTTCGCCCGTCAGGTACTGGGCAAGGACTACGATGCCCGTCATGAAGAATTGCGTGAACAATTCAAGACCTCGCTGTACACCTTCCTGCGAGTGGCCTGGAACGACACCCATCGCGGCCTCTACCCCACCGAAGAAGGCCCCGGCCGTACCGACGCCTTTGGCCGTATTGCCAACGCCAGCTTTGGCGACGCCATTTCAGCCAAGAACTACCGGGTCGCCAACGCACCGGTGGATTACCCGCAGTTGTGGGACATATGGACATTTGACTGGGTCCAGTGGAACGGCTCGGCCCAGCAACCGATGGCCCGTAACGTCGGCGAAGCGTTGGGCGTGGGCGCCACGCTGAATTTCTTCGACGCCCAGGGCAAGCCATTGCAGGGCGATGCGCGATACCCCTCCAGCGTGCGCGTGCGCGACCTGAACACGATCGAAGAAACCCTGCAACTGCTCAAGCCACCGGCGTGGCCGGAGGCGCTGCTTGGCGCGATCGATAAACCGCTGGCCGCCAAGGGCCGGGCGCTGTTCGCCGAAAACTGCGCCGGCTGCCATGTGCCCAATGTAGTCCAGGGACCCGACAGGCCGGTCCAGCAACTGCACATGCTGCCGGTGAAAGCGATCGGCACCGACCCGGGCACCGCCGATAATATTGCCGACCACCGCTTCGACCTGACTAGCCTGCAGTGGGATCCGACCGAGCTGGCGAAGCTGGACGTGCAACTGCACCCCACTCCCACCGAGCCACTGGACCTGAGCCAGCTCTCAGTCGCCAAAGGCCTGGCCTACGTCACGGCATTCGTCGAAAACCGTGCTTACCGCGATGCCGGCGTCACCCCCGTCGAGCGCCCGGCCCTGGACGGTTTCGGCCTGCCCATCGGTGTGCGCGAACTGCGCGCCTACAAGGCCCGGCCGCTAGCGGGTGTCTGGGCCACGCCACCGTTCCTGCACAACGGTTCGGTGCCGACGATCTATCAACTGCTGTCTCCCCAGGCCGAACGGGCGAGCACCTTCTATAAGGGCAGCTTCGAATACGATCCACGGCACCTGGGCTATCGCACTGAAGCCTTCACCAATGGTTTTCTCTTCGATACGCGGAT